One Rissa tridactyla isolate bRisTri1 chromosome 1, bRisTri1.patW.cur.20221130, whole genome shotgun sequence DNA segment encodes these proteins:
- the CD9 gene encoding CD9 antigen — MPVKGGTKCIKYLLFGFNFIFWLAGTAVLAIGLWLRFDSQTKSIFELESNNTTFYTGVYILIGAGALMMLVGFLGCCGALQESQCMLGLFFLFLFVIFALEIAAAIWGFANKEKVIEELKDFYVETYEKRSQAAARETLKAFQLALDCCGLKGALEQQFMDTCPKKTMMESFSVASCPAAIDNVFNSKLNVIGAVGLGIAVIMIFGMIFSMVLCCAIRKNREMV, encoded by the exons atgcccgTCAAAGGAGGCACCAAGTGCATCAAGTACCTGCTCTTCGGCTTCAACTTCATCTTCTGG CTTGCAGGGACAGCAGTTCTTGCAATTGGACTATGGCTTCGGTTTGATTCACAGACCAAAAGCATCTTTGAACTGGAATCCAACAACACGACATTTTACACAG GAGTTTACATCCTTATTGGAGCTGGTGCACTTATGATGCTGGTTGGTTTCTTGGGATGCTGTGGTGCGTTGCAGGAATCTCAATGTATGCTTGGCCTG ttcttcctcttccttttcgtGATTTTTGCCCTTGAAATTGCTGCTGCGATCTGGGgatttgcaaataaagaaaag GTTATTGAAGAGTTAAAGGACTTCTACGTGGAAACCTATGAAAAGAGATCTCAAGCAGCTGCCAGAGAAACCCTGAAAGCATTTCAGTTAGCT ctAGACTGCTGTGGTCTTAAAGGAGCTCTTGAGCAGCAGTTCATGGACACCTGTCCGAAGAAGACCATGATGGAATCATTTTCTGTAGCG tcgTGCCCTGCTGCCATTGATAATGTCTTCAATTCGAAATTGAACGTGATTGGAGCAGTTGGCCTTGGCATTGCTGTAATAATG ATTTTCGGCATGATATTCAGTATGGTCCTCTGCTGTGCTATCCGCAAAAACAGAGAAATGGTCTAA